Proteins from a genomic interval of Salvelinus alpinus chromosome 7, SLU_Salpinus.1, whole genome shotgun sequence:
- the heatr1 gene encoding HEAT repeat-containing protein 1 isoform X1 produces the protein MTSLAHQLKRLALPQNDPNLLTRREVASLLFDPKDASSMDRSTFFALGCTGLEELLGIEPAFSEFQETLFSQASVGMERSVQSKEVNKKLDAGISLFLTRLSPYFLLKPAQKCIEWLVHRFHIHLYNVDTLLACALPYHETKVFVRVIQLFKLKDPTNRWNWLEGLQKPGVPLARGTLITHCYKDLGFMDFICTLVTKSIKGYSGHSGNCAQLRVIFSFYASTIVPALDAVEKVSDTIISKLLPYVQKGLKSSLTDYKAATYMIVCQLAVKVVMEARLVDILALQISKSLCKEPVLPKEGLGCLIVLLQNQKEGTVGLKSFGQLCAVTSLVPSLQAMAAVHDISPLLRYLLPHLVHAVVTTGTDEMETEEPSESSRHGNLFESVLQGLPLSGGLDNTVAKMLLEEYLSQTRLSAEGVTALNQRLLPLVRLFESKYPGALYIVLEGHVSDLSSAEDKNLFHQFISLSMSSGKYQILGDSDTSLVLSLKHPLPSVRHMAVEHLMGIVTSGQGGFDQAFLKEALLERMKDDIPEVVAATLKALELYVDRLDPEDTVSCLLSLLQRVDLSNAGNWCPVLKQAVRVLDEPRLVEGNSDLKTCVVWGLLPFLVVTSALPDSPDLQLATCVAQSTIISQHNLTQGWAYALKAVVERSSQPDFIGLANQHLISTLTKNLSNMDPFSKRIALEKLAGVVAVQRGSLRERAAFVVLSQTLLQSLGDMSETQHLHTAQSVYSLLKPAILELTQKDMPMQQEDVSLSFSVGLGEYLQKLGAGQSMDTEYAVLLVSLLRGLISTLKCHDTSFKGETWWNPEKLDTNTCCYLRLLCRLFDILITGAGQGHMAASFRALMKLLFQVHLSDPLELFKFLSLVWGYGSNVGDQLDCKVNAILQTQALYVGRALLSAQPGKTLTLLASGSSPVVLSLLACLSSPVREVRRAATATLQTLAQVDSSPFHPIIDRLLKTTEELTTGPTHLSQALGNLYEEAVTGTGKGKARDKKLLVGLEELLLGVQVANCPAYTAKTILRALGEVNGESVLSVLMPVLERLLEQSGPENPTVLKDEALLMQLVLGKYNEQAAPLLVKDQDCLELFIKALGTVSKPYSDIPCFQIIALEQITKAFYSALGDEKVQQRLLGVMFDLLVESTSPVCAQTISSVFKGIAVDGELVANELAPAEKPKVTVSVQQTRRSKMLQRKAQDTPQAVPIEGAVSWQRVTLILELLQHKKKLKRPQTLVPALFSLLSRCLETSTVERGNLEYTKQLILGCLLNVCQKLSPDGGPVSKDVLDEDKFNVEVVVQCVRMSDMPQTHHHALLLLGSVAGIFPEKVLHNIMPIFTFMGANIMRLDDTYSFQVINKTVRTVIPALIKANESGDGESTAHMEAVVTRIVHVFADALPHVPEHRRLPILSQLMTTLGPSRFLWVLLLLLFKQHATQTNATDKDAALERDVEFWISVCCEFEVEEQLVSLIKILKYLMALPQDKEDGPVKRPTRGRGAGKETAEELIFSMEAHSSKELRHYKFLSVSFMAQLLAAGSFVGMIAACGDIVEDSLQKLQQSLLEEILCYIHTVAHCVEENTDKPTGKFWRALLNKAYDVLDKVNALLPTDTFITVMRGLMGNQLPSVRRKAMELLNNKLQQKTQWQEEQVTVLLDLTGDLLAIVGRGHGKVKVMEEELAINRQTALYSLKLLCRSFGSDHKEAFVPVLNRAVEIVVSPEEEKNVMGSALLCIAEVASTLKALAIPQLPRLMPAVLLSLTKRKEVLSNELYMLSAVTALHRVTETLPHFISPYLQDTLLQVARLTRVAKKATTTPQLAVRLASLSTTVATKVPPRVLLPTLTKCYSKMVNSKQSQLGPLMSILKEHIGHMEKDQLTSHQSELTSFFLIALDFRAQHCKGDLEKTKEIEGYVIDCLLAMVMKLSEVTFRPLFFKLFDWCKTESVAKDRLLTFYRLSDSIADRLKGLFVLFAGHLVKPFSDLLRQTNLTKTDEAFFDTEHSIEKRCLLLEYILDCLHKICLYDTQRFVSKERADSLMTPLVDQLENTLGGEEVYQARVTKHLVPCVGQFCVAVGDDTLWKTLNYQILLKTRHSSSKVRFSALLMLLELASKLRENYMVLLPETIPFLAELMEDECEEVEHQVQKVIHEMETILGEPLQSYF, from the exons ATGACATCTTTAGCCCACCAGTTGAAACGCCTGGCCTTGCCACAAAATGACCCCAATCTGCTCACTCGTCGGGAGGTTGCATCCCTACTGTTTGACCCTAAAGATGCTTCCAGTATGGATAGAAGCACCTTCTTTGCACTTG GATGCACAGGGCTCGAGGAACTCCTGGGCATCGAGCCTGCATTCAGTGAGTTCCAGGAGACACTCTTCAGCCAAGCCTCAGTGGGCATGGAGCGCAGTGTCCAGTCCAAGGAGGTCAACAAGAAACTGGACGCAGGCATCTCCCTGTTTCTTACACGGCTTTCCCCATATTTTCTACTCAAGCCTGCCCAGAAGTGCATCGAGTGGCTTGTACACAG ATTCCACATCCACCTGTATAATGTGGACACACTGCTTGCCTGTGCCTTGCCCTATCACGAGACTAAAGTGTTTGTCAGAGTCATTCAGCTCTTTAAGTTAAAGGACCCCACTAACCGATGGAATTGGCTCGAGGGGCTTCAG AAACCAGGAGTTCCTTTGGCCAGAGGAACCCTAATCACTCACTGTTACAAAGACTTGGGCTTCATGGATTTCATCTGCACCCTGGTCACGAAGTCAATCAAG GGATATTCAGGACATTCTGGCAACTGTGCCCAGCTTCGAGTGATTTTCTCTTTTTATGCCTCCACTATTGTACCGGCTTTGGATGCTGTGGAGAAAGTCTCTGACACAATCATATCCAAGCTGCTGCCTTATGTTCAGAAG GGTCTGAAGTCCTCTTTGACAGACTACAAGGCTGCCACCTACATGATAGTGTGCCAGCTGGCTGTGAAGGTGGTGATGGAGGCCCGGCTGGTGGACATCCTGGCACTGCAGATCAGCAAGTCACTGTGCAAGGAGCCTGTGCTGCCCAAAGAGGGCCTGGGCTGCCTCATCGTCCTCCTGCAGAACCAGAAGGAGGGCACTGTCGGCCTAAA ATCCTTTGGTCAGCTGTGTGCTGTGACTTCCTTGGTCCCCTCCCTCCAGGCAATGGCTGCAGTTCATGACATCAGTCCCTTATTGCGCTACCtgctgcctcacctggttcatgCTGTTGTTACCACCGGCACTG ATGAGATGGAGACTGAGGAGCCCTCAGAGAGCAGCCGTCATGGGAACCTGTTTGAGTCTGTCCTTCAAGGCCTTCCACTGTCTGGTGGTCTTGATAACACGGTAGCAAAGATGCTACTTGAGGAATACCTCTCCCAGACTCGGCTCTCTGCTGAGGGTGTCACTGCCCTCAACCAGCGCTTGCTGCCATTAGTCCGACTGTTCGAGTCAAA GTACCCAGGTGCTCTGTACATAGTCCTGGAGGGCCATGTGAGTGACCTCTCTAGCGCAGAGGACAAGAACCTCTTCCACCAATTCATCTCCCTGTCCATGAGCAGTGGCAAGTACCAG ATCCTCGGGGACTCTGACACCTCCCTCGTGTTGAGCCTGAAGCACCCGCTCCCCTCTGTGAGGCACATGGCTGTGGAACACCTGATGGGCATTGTCACCTCAGGACAGGGGGGTTTTGACCAGGCCTTCCTGAAGGAGGCTCTGCTGGAGCGTATGAAGGATGACATTCCAGAGGTGGTGGCTGCAACCTTGAAGGCCCTGGAG CTCTACGTTGATCGCCTGGATCCAGAGGACACTGTGTCATGTCTCCTCTCACTGCTACAACGTGTAGACCTCTCAAATGCTGGAAACTG GTGTCCAGTGTTGAAGCAGGCAGTGAGGGTTCTGGATGAACCCAGACTGGTTGAAGGGAACTCTGACCTTAAGACTTGTGTCGTCTGGGGTCTTTTGCCCTTTCTTGTGGTCACCTCGGCCCTGCCCGACTCCCCAGACCTCCAGCTGGCCACCTGTGTGGCCCAGTCCACCATCATATCCCAGCACAACCTCACTCAGGGCTGGGCCTATG CGCTCAAGGCCGTGGTTGAGAGGAGTTCTCAGCCGGACTTCATTGGGTTGGCCAACCAGCATCTCATCTCAACACTGACCAAGAACCTGTCTAACATGGACCCCTTTTCCAAACGCATTGCT CTGGAGAAGCTGGCTGGGGTGGTAGCAGTCCAGCGGGGCAGCCTGAGGGAGAGGGCAGCGTTCGTGGTGCTGAGCCAGACCTTACTGCAGAGCCTGGGGGACATGAGTGAGACCCAGCACCTCCACACAGCCCAGAGTGTCTACTCCCTGCTGAAGCCTGCAATACTGGAACTCACCCAGAAAGACATGCCTATG CAGCAGGAGgatgtgtctctctccttctctgtggggCTGGGAGAGTACCTGCAGAAGCTCGGGGCAGGGCAGAGCATGGATACAGAGTATGCTGTGCTGCTGGTGTCACTGCTCAGAGGGCTCATATCCACCCTGAAGTGCCATGACACTTCCTTCAAAG GTGAGACATGGTGGAACCCAGAGAAGCTGGACACCAACACTTGCTGCTACCTCCGGTTGCTGTGTCGCCTGTTTGACATCCTCATCACAGGGGCAGGCCAGGGGCACATGGCAGCCAGCTTCAGGGCCCTGATGAAGCTGCTCTTTCAG GTCCACCTGAGTGATCCCCTGGAGCTCTTCAAGTTCCTGAGTCTGGTGTGGGGCTACGGCAGTAACGTAGGAGACCAGCTGGACTGTAAGGTCAATGCCATTTTGCAAACCCAGGCCCTCTATGTGGGCAGAGCCCTCCTCAGCGCCCAGCCAGGGAAGACCCTCACACTGCTGGCATCAGGCTCATCACCAG TTGTGCTGTCCCTGCTGGCCTGTCTGAGCTCCCCTGTCCGTGAGGTGAGGAGGGCAGCCACAGCCACCCTACAGACACTAGCCCAGGTGGATAGCTCTCCCTTCCACCCCATCATAGACAGGCTGCTGAAGACCACCGAGGAGCTCACCACTGGCCCAACTCACCTCAGCCAG GCCCTGGGGAATCTCTATGAGGAGGCTGTAACGGGGACAGGGAAAGGCAAGGCCCGGGACAAGAAGCTGCTGGTGGGGTTGGAGGAGCTGCTGCTGGGTGTACAGGTGGCCAACTGCCCTGCCTACACTGCCAAGACCATACTGAGGGCTCTGGGAGAAGTCAATGGAGAG tctgtgttgtctgtcctaATGCCTGTCCTGGAGCGCCTGCTGGAGCAGAGCGGGCCGGAGAACCCCACTGTCCTAAAGGACGAGGCCCTGCTCATGCAGCTGGTCCTGGGGAAGTACAACGAGCAGGCAGCCCCCCTCCTGGTGAAGGACCAGGACTGTCTGGAGCTCTTCATCAAGGCCCTGGGCACGGTGTCTAAGCCCTACTCTGATATCCCCTGCTTTCAGATCATCGCCCTGGAACAG ATCACCAAGGCGTTCTACTCAGCCCTCGGAGATGAGAAGGTCCAGCAGAGGCTCCTGGGGGTGATGTTTGACTTGCTGGTGGAGAGCACGAGTCCTGTCTGTGCCCAGACCATCAGCAGTGTCTTCAAAGGG ATTGCTGTGGATGGCGAGCTAGTGGCTAACGAGCTAGCCCCAGCAGAGAAGCCCAAAGTCACCGTGTCAGTACAGCAGACCCGCAGGAGCAAGATGCTGCAGAG GAAGGCCCAGGACACTCCTCAGGCAGTGCCAATAGAGGGCGCCGTGTCCTGGCAGAGGGTGACTCTCATCCTGGAGCTGCTGCAGCACAAGAAGAAGCTGAAGAGGCCACAGACGCTGGTGCCCGCTCTCTTCAGCCTGCTCTCCAG GTGTCTGGAGACGTCCACCGTGGAGCGAGGCAACCTAGAGTACACCAAGCAGCTTATCCTCGGCTGCCTGCTCAACGTCTGCCAGAAGCTCTCACCTGACGGCGGACCCGTCAGCAAAG ATGTGCTGGATGAGGACAAGTTCAACGTGGAGGTTGTGGTGCAGTGTGTGAGGATGTCCGACATGCCCCAGACCCACCATCATGCCCTGCTCCTTCTGGGAAGCGTGGCTGGCATCTTCCCT GAGAAAGTCCTGCACAACATCATGCCCATCTTCACCTTCATGGGCGCCAACATCATGCGTCTGGACGACACCTACAGCTTTCAGGTCATCAACAAGACCGTGCGGACGGTCATCCCTGCCCTCATCAAG GCCAACGAGAGTGGCGACGGCGAGTCAACCGCTCACATGGAGGCGGTGGTGACGCGCATCGTGCACGTGTTCGCCGACGCGCTGCCCCACGTGCCCGAGCACCGCCGCCTGCCCATCCTGTCCCAGCTGATGACCACCCTGGGGCCTTCCCGCTTCCTCTGGGTCCTACTGCTGCTCCTGTTCAAGCAGCACGCTACCCAGACCAACGCCACAGATAAG GATGCTGCGTTGGAGAGGGACGTGGAGTTCTGGATCTCAGTGTGCTGTGAGTTTGAGGTGGAGGAACAGCTCGTCTCTCTCATAAAGATCCTGAAGTATCTCATGGCGCTGCCGCAGGACAAAGAGGACG GACCTGTGAAGAGGCCAACACGTGGCAGGGGAGCCGGGAAGGAGACGGCAGAGGAGCTGATCTTCAGCATGGAGGCCCACAGCAGCAAAGAGCTGCGCCACTACAAGTTCCTCTCGGTCTCCTTCATGGCCCAACTCTTGGCTGCCGGCAGCTTTGTGGGAATG ATTGCGGCGTGCGGTGACATCGTGGAGGATTCTCTGCAGAAGCTACAGCAAAG TCTTCTGGAGGAGATCCTTTGCTACATCCACACTGTGGCTCACTGTGTGGAGGAGAACACTGACAAACCAACTGGCAAGTTCTGGAGAGCTCTCCTCAATAAGGCCTACGATGTCCTGGACAAA GTGAACGCCCTGTTGCCCACGGATACGTTCATCACGGTGATGCGAGGCCTGATGGGTAACCAACTGCCATCTGTGAGGCGGAAGGCTATGGAGCTGCTCAACAACAAGCTGCAGCAGAAAACCCAGTGGCAGGAGGAGCAG GTGACAGTGCTTCTGGACCTGACAGGCGACCTGCTGGCCATTGTGGGACGTGGTCACGGCAAGGTCAAAGTCATGGAGGAGGAGCTGGCCATCAACAGGCAGACAGCCCTCTACAGCCTCAAGCTGCTGTGCCGCAGTTTTGGCTCGGACCATAAGGAGGCGTTTGTACCGGTGCTAAACCGGGCCGTGGAGATAGTGGTGTcaccagaggaggagaagaacgTGATGGGCAGTGCCCTACTTTGTATCGCTGAGGTTGCCAGCACTCTGAAGGCCCTCGCCATCCCACAGCTGCCCAG GCTGATGCCGGCGGTGCTGCTGTCTCTAACCAAGAGAAAGGAGGTGTTGTCTAATGAGCTCTACATGTTGAGTGCCGTCACAGCTCTGCACCGCGTCACTGAGACCCTGCCTCACTTCATCAGTCCCTACCTGCAGGACACACTGCTTCAG GTGGCTCGACTGACGCGGGTGGCAAAGAAGGCCACCACCACCCCACAGCTGGCCGTGCGACTGGCCTCCCTCAGTACCACTGTGGCCACCAAGGTGCCCCCCAGGGTCCTGCTGCCCACCCTCACCAAGTGCTACAGCAAGATGGTGAACTCCAAACAG AGCCAGCTGGGTCCCCTGATGAGCATCTTGAAGGAGCACATTGGTCACATGGAGAAGGATCAGCTGACCTCCCACCAATCAGAGCTTACGTCCTTCTTCCTAATTGCGCTGGACTTCCGGGCCCAACACTGCaaa GGTGATCTGGAGAAGACCAAGGAGATTGAGGGCTATGTGATCGACTGTCTCCTGGCCATGGTTATGAAGCTATCTGAAGTCACCTTCAGGCCCCTGTTCTTCAAA CTCTTTGATTGGTGCAAGACTGAGAGCGTAGCCAAGGACCGCCTGCTGACCTTCTACCGCCTGTCGGACAGCATCGCAGACAGGCTCAAGGGGCTCTTTGTCCTGTTTGCTGGTCACCTGGTCAAGCCCTTCTCTGACCTGCTCCGTCAGACCAACCTAACAAAGACAG ATGAAGCCTTCTTTGACACGGAGCACAGCATTGAGAAGCGTTGCCTGCTGCTGGAGTACATACTGGACTGCCTCCATAAGATCTGCCTGTACGACACACAGCGTTTCGTCAGCAAGGAGAGAGCCGACTCCCTCATGACCCCTCTGGTCGATCAG tTGGAGAACACCCTGGGTGGAGAGGAGGTTTACCAGGCCAGAGTCACCAAGCACCTGGTGCCGTGCGTGGGCCAGTTCTGCGTTGCCGTGGGTGACGACACTCTGTGGAAGACCCTCAACTACCAGATCCTGCTGAAGACGCGACACAGCTCTTCCAAG GTGCGTTTCTCTGCCCTGCTGATGCTGCTGGAGCTGGCTTCTAAGCTGAGGGAGAACTACATGGTCCTTCTACCAGAGACCATCCCCTTCCTGGCTGAACTCATGGAGG ACGAATGCGAGGAGGTGGAGCATCAAGTACAGAAGGTGATCCACGAGATGGAGACCATCTTGGGAGAGCCTCTTCAGAGTTACTTCTAA